A genomic region of Deltaproteobacteria bacterium contains the following coding sequences:
- a CDS encoding stage II sporulation protein M: MTDPSSPRYGTGLRRIAESLTDQPLGVVVQVLYGVAEEDVEFALKEQKGTGGKLGDILVRRGSLSEEQLAACLALLVKKETTFLSHAFLAPLRFKWWGRHAQLTMESLALMLVTFVVVHRLLGLAESGLLAIFLTSAALTTRFNVVLADINTKNEVVDILAMFVGLFMVFVGVATMMDPATIPKSFGFVMSIADMDATTTLYDRSFGNFGGIVVHNTMVLASGVLLSFLYRGYATLLLLAWNAAVWGLTLTLLFRQSFLADGGVNIVPLCLGVAALLPHLLLEATAYILGSISAITVSKSLLWYGMSSRRFRRDALRSLGVLSAAAAMVAVAGALESHWAPELLSMAREHMLPR, from the coding sequence ATGACCGATCCCTCATCGCCAAGATATGGAACAGGGCTTCGCCGCATTGCGGAGAGCCTCACAGACCAGCCCCTGGGTGTGGTCGTGCAAGTGCTCTACGGTGTGGCCGAGGAAGACGTTGAGTTTGCGCTTAAAGAGCAAAAAGGGACGGGCGGTAAACTTGGTGATATTTTAGTTCGCCGGGGCAGCCTTTCGGAAGAACAATTGGCTGCCTGCCTCGCACTCCTCGTCAAAAAGGAAACGACCTTTCTTTCGCATGCGTTTCTTGCGCCGCTTCGATTCAAGTGGTGGGGACGCCATGCTCAGCTTACAATGGAAAGTCTTGCTTTGATGCTCGTCACCTTCGTGGTGGTACATCGATTACTGGGACTTGCGGAAAGCGGTTTACTGGCTATTTTTCTTACCTCTGCAGCGTTGACCACACGATTCAATGTGGTTCTCGCTGACATCAATACGAAAAACGAAGTCGTTGATATTTTGGCCATGTTTGTTGGCCTCTTCATGGTATTTGTTGGGGTGGCGACGATGATGGATCCCGCTACCATTCCCAAGAGCTTTGGTTTTGTCATGTCCATCGCGGATATGGATGCTACCACGACACTCTACGACCGAAGCTTCGGTAACTTTGGCGGTATCGTGGTTCACAACACCATGGTCCTGGCATCGGGTGTCCTCTTGAGCTTTCTATACCGTGGTTATGCCACGCTCTTGTTGCTTGCGTGGAATGCCGCGGTGTGGGGACTCACTTTAACGCTTCTTTTCCGCCAAAGTTTCTTAGCCGATGGAGGAGTGAATATCGTACCACTCTGCCTCGGGGTGGCCGCGCTACTTCCTCACCTGTTGCTAGAGGCCACCGCTTATATATTGGGTTCAATAAGTGCGATTACCGTTTCGAAAAGCCTGCTTTGGTATGGGATGAGTTCACGGCGCTTTCGCCGCGATGCTTTACGTTCTTTGGGGGTTCTTTCGGCTGCCGCTGCGATGGTAGCAGTTGCGGGCGCCCTGGAGTCTCACTGGGCACCAGAGCTTCTCTCAATGGCTAGAGAGCACATG